The following coding sequences lie in one Alicyclobacillus curvatus genomic window:
- a CDS encoding C40 family peptidase: MSPVAHAATTSSTTNKTYKVKPGDSLYQIARLFHISLRSLEDANPKVHHNLIYSGQTLSIPVKPMTNHVQTETHHPSATPRRSTTPVRSSETATQNRAQEILHTAYNLEGIHYDWGGTSPATGFDCSGFIQYIFTTHGISLPRTASEQAKVGRPVALSQLQPGDLMFFVDTYSHKTSAVTHVALYIGNGNVIESSSVRNQGVMVIHNILQNPWYHSRYYGARDVIGN; the protein is encoded by the coding sequence ATGTCACCCGTAGCGCATGCAGCAACAACCTCATCGACTACCAACAAGACTTACAAAGTGAAACCCGGTGACTCTCTTTATCAAATTGCAAGGTTGTTCCACATCAGTTTGCGTTCACTGGAAGATGCAAACCCGAAAGTACACCACAACCTCATCTACAGCGGCCAAACTCTTTCCATTCCGGTGAAACCCATGACAAACCACGTGCAAACGGAGACCCATCACCCTTCCGCGACACCTAGACGTTCCACAACACCTGTACGAAGTTCGGAAACTGCGACACAGAACCGCGCCCAGGAAATCTTACACACGGCCTACAACTTAGAGGGAATTCACTACGACTGGGGTGGAACAAGTCCGGCAACAGGATTTGATTGTTCCGGATTCATTCAGTACATTTTTACGACACACGGCATTTCTCTTCCCCGGACTGCAAGTGAACAAGCCAAGGTTGGACGTCCTGTTGCGCTAAGTCAGCTTCAGCCAGGAGATTTAATGTTCTTCGTGGATACATACTCCCATAAAACGAGTGCAGTGACTCATGTTGCCCTGTATATCGGAAACGGCAATGTCATTGAATCGTCGTCAGTTCGGAATCAAGGCGTTATGGTGATTCATAACATCCTGCAAAACCCCTGGTACCACTCGCGGTACTACGGCGCACGTGACGTCATCGGAAACTAA
- a CDS encoding cytosine permease: MQVEHRSIDFIPVSERHGNVRNLFSIWFSANAQITTIVTGALAIILGLNLWWSIVAILLGNLLGGIFMAYHSAQGPKLGIPQMIQSRAQFGAVGAVLPLILVIVMYLGFFASSAVLGAQALSSALHTPQDLSIVIVNLLAVALVIFGYDYIHRFEKIVAVLFLLLFIFLTVRLLSQPFPAHLASPRFSMAPFILVVSVMASWQLTYAPYVADYSRYLPAHTSTKATFWWTYLGSVIGSSWMMMLGAIVAVIAPKQSDNMVAYLGALSGHGLSVLTYLLIVFGVLAINTLNLYGGFMSVVTTIGAFTKLRVTPGVRLGFILVVAAVGTGVSIWGQGNFLNNYSNFILLLLYFIVPWTAINLVDFYWLRRGNYDIESIFTLDGAYGRVNWIAIIAYVIAVLVQFPFMNTTLHTGFIAKYMGGADIAWIVGLVFAAVIYYFPMRRRLLSAQSADVRVGL; encoded by the coding sequence ATGCAAGTCGAGCACCGAAGTATCGACTTCATCCCGGTGTCCGAGCGGCACGGTAATGTGCGCAATCTATTTTCCATTTGGTTTTCGGCAAACGCCCAGATTACAACCATAGTGACGGGCGCGTTGGCAATTATCCTAGGTCTAAATCTCTGGTGGTCCATCGTCGCGATTTTGCTTGGCAATTTGTTGGGTGGGATTTTCATGGCTTATCACTCGGCACAAGGGCCAAAGCTAGGGATTCCACAGATGATTCAAAGCCGAGCTCAGTTCGGAGCCGTGGGTGCAGTGCTGCCCCTGATTCTGGTGATTGTGATGTACCTGGGGTTCTTTGCCAGCAGCGCGGTACTTGGCGCACAGGCGCTTTCGAGCGCGCTGCATACGCCACAGGATTTGAGCATCGTGATTGTCAATCTTTTGGCTGTGGCACTTGTCATCTTCGGCTATGATTACATTCATCGATTCGAGAAGATTGTGGCCGTGTTGTTTCTCCTGCTATTCATCTTTCTGACCGTTCGCTTGCTCAGCCAACCGTTCCCCGCTCATCTGGCAAGTCCGAGGTTCTCCATGGCGCCGTTCATACTTGTGGTGTCCGTGATGGCAAGTTGGCAGCTCACATATGCACCTTACGTTGCGGATTATTCACGCTACTTGCCGGCTCACACGTCGACAAAGGCGACGTTCTGGTGGACGTATTTGGGCTCCGTCATCGGATCGAGCTGGATGATGATGCTTGGCGCGATTGTCGCGGTGATTGCCCCGAAACAGTCGGACAACATGGTCGCTTATCTTGGCGCTCTGTCCGGGCACGGGTTGAGTGTGCTCACCTACCTCTTGATAGTGTTTGGTGTACTTGCGATTAACACGCTCAACCTCTATGGCGGCTTCATGTCCGTCGTCACAACCATCGGCGCGTTTACGAAGTTGCGCGTTACCCCGGGAGTTCGGCTCGGATTTATCTTGGTTGTTGCTGCCGTAGGCACTGGCGTCAGCATTTGGGGTCAAGGCAACTTTTTGAACAACTATTCAAACTTTATTCTCCTGCTTCTGTACTTTATTGTTCCTTGGACAGCCATCAACCTTGTTGATTTCTATTGGCTGCGCAGGGGAAATTACGATATTGAATCAATTTTTACGCTGGACGGGGCGTATGGAAGGGTGAATTGGATTGCAATTATCGCTTATGTGATTGCTGTGTTGGTTCAGTTCCCGTTCATGAACACAACCTTGCACACGGGCTTCATCGCCAAGTATATGGGGGGTGCGGACATTGCCTGGATTGTAGGACTGGTGTTCGCGGCAGTCATCTACTACTTCCCGATGCGTCGGCGGTTGCTGTCCGCACAGAGCGCCGACGTGCGAGTCGGGTTGTAG
- a CDS encoding helix-turn-helix domain-containing protein, giving the protein MSVTDSLRHQSLSDFLRTHRAKLQPESVGLPVGKRRRTPGLRREEVAQLAGVSTTWYTWLEQGRDISVSPQVLDSIAKALRLNDDERRYLFVLATGHTEHAAINSDAPKVSSAVRFIIDRLEHYPAIVSDRRCNVVAWNRAAAEVFIDFGKVPTEERNIIWLLFTRKEFKVLASNWTDFIRGFVAMFRAYYGQYIGDPWYNEFIELIQNRNPEFLTFWNHNEVNAAPEVSIEFRHARAGKMLFDITSLQLQGSHDLRCSVYTPSVGSDTEEKIIHLMQG; this is encoded by the coding sequence ATGTCTGTGACAGACTCTTTGCGTCATCAGTCCTTGTCCGATTTTCTCAGGACTCACCGCGCAAAACTACAACCAGAATCCGTCGGATTGCCCGTTGGAAAAAGAAGGCGCACGCCGGGCCTTCGAAGAGAGGAAGTCGCTCAACTCGCGGGAGTGAGCACAACATGGTACACGTGGCTTGAACAGGGGCGTGATATTTCGGTGTCGCCACAAGTGCTCGATAGTATTGCAAAAGCTTTACGCCTTAACGACGACGAACGTAGGTACCTGTTTGTTCTTGCAACAGGTCACACGGAACACGCTGCTATCAATTCGGATGCCCCAAAAGTCAGCTCAGCGGTGCGATTCATCATCGATAGACTAGAGCACTACCCGGCAATCGTTTCGGATAGACGATGCAATGTGGTCGCATGGAACCGAGCAGCTGCAGAAGTCTTTATTGATTTCGGCAAGGTGCCGACGGAGGAGCGAAATATCATCTGGCTACTTTTTACACGAAAGGAATTTAAGGTGTTGGCGTCAAATTGGACCGATTTCATCCGTGGTTTCGTGGCAATGTTCCGTGCATATTACGGTCAGTATATCGGTGATCCTTGGTATAACGAATTTATTGAGCTCATCCAAAACCGAAACCCTGAGTTCCTGACCTTTTGGAATCATAATGAAGTGAATGCCGCTCCAGAGGTCTCCATCGAATTTCGACATGCAAGAGCAGGCAAAATGCTGTTTGACATAACAAGCCTCCAATTACAAGGAAGTCATGACTTGCGCTGCAGCGTCTATACACCGTCGGTTGGCTCGGATACGGAGGAAAAAATTATCCACCTCATGCAGGGCTAG
- the fabF gene encoding beta-ketoacyl-ACP synthase II yields MERVVITGMGVVTPLGNDVNTFWNALIHGTSGISVVDTFDVTRSKSKIGGVVRDFDAELMFGRDVRRMDRFSQFALAASHQALKDADVDIAAENPETIGVYIGSGIGGIQTLLANHEILLQRGPNRVNPTMIPMMIPNMAAAQVSIHYGIKGPCLTPVAACATGNIAIGEAFRLLQYGKADIVLAGGTEAVMTELTYAGFGNSTALSTRNDEPKRASRPFDVDRDGFVASEGAGILLLETLSHATRRQARIYAEVIGYGSSSDAFHMVATEPDGAGAAQAMKAAIDDARIDIRDVNYINAHATSTHVGDLSETRAIKRLFGTHAYNLAVSANKSMVGHTLGAAGGVEAVALAKTLQENVIPPTINLDTPDAECDLDYVPFEARFADINIGLSNAFGFGGHNAVLVFRKMS; encoded by the coding sequence GTGGAACGAGTTGTCATCACGGGTATGGGTGTGGTCACGCCACTGGGAAACGATGTGAATACATTCTGGAATGCACTGATTCACGGCACGTCAGGAATCTCTGTTGTTGATACATTTGACGTCACTCGCTCCAAATCGAAAATTGGTGGAGTCGTGCGCGATTTTGACGCCGAGCTGATGTTCGGCCGAGACGTTCGGCGCATGGACCGCTTCTCTCAGTTTGCCCTGGCTGCATCTCATCAAGCATTGAAAGACGCAGATGTGGATATCGCTGCCGAGAATCCTGAGACAATCGGTGTGTACATTGGTAGTGGAATCGGCGGCATTCAAACACTGCTCGCAAATCATGAAATATTGTTGCAGCGGGGACCAAATCGGGTAAATCCGACGATGATCCCGATGATGATTCCGAACATGGCTGCTGCCCAGGTCAGCATCCATTATGGAATCAAAGGGCCATGCCTCACTCCTGTTGCTGCTTGCGCGACAGGAAACATTGCCATTGGGGAGGCCTTCCGATTACTGCAATACGGTAAGGCAGATATCGTGCTCGCTGGCGGCACGGAAGCCGTAATGACCGAACTTACTTACGCGGGTTTTGGGAATTCTACCGCGCTATCCACTCGTAATGATGAACCGAAGCGGGCAAGTCGTCCCTTCGATGTGGACAGAGACGGTTTTGTTGCATCCGAAGGAGCTGGAATTCTCTTATTAGAAACACTAAGCCACGCAACGAGACGCCAAGCCCGCATCTACGCGGAAGTGATTGGATACGGGTCTTCATCAGATGCTTTTCACATGGTGGCCACAGAACCTGACGGGGCTGGAGCGGCACAAGCCATGAAGGCGGCCATTGACGATGCACGTATTGATATTAGGGACGTGAACTATATCAACGCCCACGCAACAAGCACACACGTTGGAGACCTGTCTGAGACCCGTGCAATTAAGCGGCTGTTCGGCACTCATGCGTACAATCTGGCTGTCAGTGCAAACAAATCCATGGTGGGCCATACACTCGGTGCCGCAGGTGGTGTTGAAGCTGTCGCACTTGCAAAGACCCTTCAGGAGAATGTAATTCCTCCGACCATCAATTTAGACACGCCCGATGCAGAATGTGACCTCGACTATGTTCCGTTCGAAGCTAGATTCGCAGACATCAACATCGGGTTGTCCAATGCCTTCGGATTTGGGGGACACAACGCTGTGCTGGTATTTCGGAAGATGAGTTGA
- a CDS encoding DUF2239 family protein, with the protein MTNHPTNLTCTAFLGQRAVASGTLQQVVSQVKDTVADGELSQVLIFDNGTSKVIEVDFRGTQNDVLERLTQGPVAHESVPEPDADVPRHVGRPKLGVIAGEVTLLPRHWEWLKSQPGGASVTLRKLVDEARRQRERQSNVREAQETTYRFMTAMSGNFPHYEDALRALFAGDSRRFHECIQAWPPDINRHIKRLAAKAFTEGRVDDEFAKTGDIAQHTRNSQREQ; encoded by the coding sequence ATGACAAACCATCCCACCAACCTCACCTGCACAGCGTTTCTTGGCCAACGTGCGGTGGCATCCGGCACCTTACAACAAGTCGTTTCGCAAGTGAAAGACACAGTCGCTGATGGTGAGCTCTCGCAAGTCCTGATTTTCGATAACGGCACCAGTAAAGTTATCGAGGTTGATTTTCGTGGGACGCAAAACGACGTCTTGGAACGGTTGACACAGGGTCCAGTAGCACATGAATCAGTGCCTGAGCCTGATGCTGATGTTCCGCGTCACGTTGGACGGCCGAAACTCGGTGTGATTGCTGGAGAGGTTACGCTACTACCGCGTCATTGGGAGTGGCTCAAGAGCCAGCCGGGAGGCGCATCGGTCACGTTGCGCAAACTTGTGGATGAAGCACGACGTCAGCGCGAGCGACAGAGCAACGTGCGAGAGGCCCAGGAAACGACCTATCGCTTTATGACAGCGATGTCGGGGAATTTCCCACATTATGAAGATGCCCTTCGGGCTCTTTTTGCGGGAGATTCACGGCGTTTCCATGAGTGCATCCAAGCTTGGCCGCCAGACATCAATCGCCATATCAAGAGACTGGCCGCAAAAGCATTTACAGAAGGCCGTGTAGACGACGAGTTTGCTAAAACAGGTGACATCGCGCAGCACACGCGAAACTCTCAGAGAGAACAATAG
- a CDS encoding GIY-YIG nuclease family protein — MKWNEQKTVAGVFQIKNVKNHKIFVDSTRNINTVNGQKFMLEHHSHPNKSLQTEWDEFGADAFAFEILETLEKTPDEYYDVKDVLKKLKQKWMEQLQPFGSHGYHPVKLCD, encoded by the coding sequence ATGAAATGGAACGAGCAGAAAACTGTAGCGGGTGTGTTTCAAATCAAAAACGTTAAGAACCACAAGATTTTCGTGGACAGCACCCGGAACATTAATACAGTCAATGGACAAAAGTTCATGCTGGAGCACCATTCACACCCGAACAAGTCCCTTCAAACGGAGTGGGATGAATTCGGAGCTGATGCCTTTGCATTCGAAATCCTGGAGACACTCGAGAAAACACCAGATGAGTATTATGACGTAAAGGATGTCTTAAAGAAACTAAAGCAAAAATGGATGGAGCAGCTTCAACCCTTTGGGTCTCATGGATATCATCCGGTCAAACTTTGTGATTGA
- a CDS encoding MFS transporter, whose product MGNVDIAIVNIAMPLIRVTMHATGSELVLIASGYTLVYALMLIPSARFGEMVGYRRIFLWGIGVFTISSLVLSLAPNVIVMVVMRAVQGAGAALMAAQVLTGIQLNFEGRERTRAIGWYTAVLSGSAVIGQVLGGVLIAVNLFGTQWRSVFLINVPIGFVVLLAGARYLPADTGRPMQPLDVRGVVVLSISLTLLLFPLMLGPDDGWPTWGWVSMAASIPTLILFVSRQLRLRRQGGFPLLNLQILTQPSISWGISSQGLTRSTYAAILFVLALYLQQGLGKSPLYSGLALVSWVAAFGVVGPLLGRIRTRDVAWAGPAGAMLLAVSFAGIGIILNNGIDSGPLLMIMLGFGGLGLGAAFSGMLNHLSHSVGKDNAADMSGLLNTVSQVSAVLGVAVFGTAYLGFVPTATHQAAVHGFTIINFILSATALVAALMAFFSVRFKTHA is encoded by the coding sequence ATGGGGAACGTGGACATCGCGATAGTCAACATTGCCATGCCATTGATTCGCGTGACAATGCATGCCACGGGCAGTGAGTTGGTATTAATTGCGTCAGGATATACGCTCGTCTATGCGCTGATGTTGATTCCCAGTGCGCGGTTCGGGGAAATGGTCGGGTACAGACGTATCTTCTTATGGGGAATCGGTGTGTTTACCATCTCTTCGCTGGTGCTGTCTTTGGCCCCAAACGTCATTGTGATGGTCGTTATGCGTGCTGTTCAGGGTGCAGGCGCCGCTCTGATGGCGGCACAAGTTCTTACTGGCATCCAATTGAATTTCGAAGGCCGTGAACGAACTCGTGCCATCGGATGGTACACAGCCGTGTTATCCGGGAGTGCGGTCATCGGGCAGGTGCTCGGCGGGGTGCTCATTGCCGTCAATCTGTTTGGTACGCAGTGGCGATCCGTCTTTCTCATCAACGTCCCCATCGGTTTCGTCGTGCTGTTGGCTGGTGCGAGGTATCTGCCTGCCGACACAGGGCGGCCTATGCAACCGCTCGATGTCAGGGGTGTGGTCGTGCTCTCGATATCCTTAACCCTGTTGCTCTTTCCGCTCATGCTTGGACCAGATGATGGCTGGCCGACATGGGGTTGGGTGTCCATGGCAGCCAGCATTCCCACACTGATTCTGTTTGTAAGCCGGCAGTTGCGATTGCGAAGACAAGGTGGTTTTCCGCTGCTGAATCTTCAAATCCTGACTCAACCATCAATTTCTTGGGGAATATCTTCGCAAGGGCTGACCCGGAGCACCTATGCCGCTATCTTGTTTGTTCTGGCCCTCTATTTGCAACAGGGGTTGGGGAAGAGTCCCTTGTATTCCGGGCTTGCTCTGGTGTCCTGGGTCGCTGCCTTTGGTGTCGTCGGTCCGCTGCTTGGCCGAATTCGTACACGGGATGTGGCATGGGCCGGACCTGCGGGGGCCATGTTGCTCGCGGTCAGCTTCGCAGGAATCGGAATCATCTTGAATAACGGCATCGACAGTGGTCCTCTGTTAATGATTATGCTTGGATTCGGGGGTCTCGGGCTGGGCGCAGCTTTTAGTGGGATGCTCAATCACCTCAGCCATTCGGTGGGCAAAGACAACGCAGCGGATATGAGCGGTCTGCTCAATACAGTCTCACAGGTCAGTGCGGTGCTGGGCGTGGCGGTATTTGGCACAGCCTATCTAGGATTTGTCCCGACTGCCACTCATCAGGCAGCAGTTCATGGGTTCACCATCATCAATTTCATTCTGTCCGCGACAGCGCTTGTGGCCGCGCTGATGGCATTCTTCTCCGTACGTTTCAAGACTCACGCTTAG
- a CDS encoding helix-turn-helix transcriptional regulator, with translation MATTNTPRQTNSRNAIFFKQYHHQFREMGELMLSLEKREMLAFLIGYRVRSLRKQKHMAQSELAKGIIGQSMMSMIENGYQLPLPDVLELIAHRLNDPILMEYTEIVQQDLNLVNIPVIDPETLVHALYSHQGKWNQIHYNTAITLCEHYYTQAEYALAKDVADTILLNMDKPHDRPGVYSTACFYYGSVLLRDTQYEDAIDWLLNSEEYKTSLSPDIRGRLFYNLAYGYQHLNYLGMTVVYANLAVMEFATPETILESARARILLGTAQSRIGQTKNAKYSLQTAYNTLIRWATDNTPDLPLIQINLADIYESEGDYEKAQDMLQDALSSPATVHPTAVAAALRIQSRLYMNAGVRLLAVEYAEKSLTYALESGDGWCISWSHLNLSALHTDISQKLTHAKSALQKAMTTQNYLLSALACESLSFLHQQVEEHDKAMQYLRETVLYYRAFAEQNIMIKASIQFLPLHRIRF, from the coding sequence GTGGCGACTACGAACACGCCCAGACAAACAAACAGCAGAAATGCAATCTTCTTCAAACAGTATCACCACCAATTCCGTGAGATGGGGGAACTTATGCTGAGTCTTGAGAAACGTGAGATGCTTGCATTCCTAATTGGTTACCGTGTGCGTTCACTACGCAAACAGAAACACATGGCACAAAGTGAACTGGCGAAAGGTATCATAGGACAATCAATGATGAGCATGATTGAAAACGGATATCAACTGCCATTACCCGATGTTCTTGAACTGATAGCCCATCGCCTCAATGATCCAATCCTTATGGAATATACTGAAATCGTACAACAAGACCTGAATTTAGTAAACATTCCAGTTATTGATCCGGAAACGCTGGTACATGCCTTATATTCGCACCAAGGGAAGTGGAATCAGATTCACTACAACACGGCCATCACTCTCTGTGAACACTATTACACCCAAGCCGAATACGCGCTTGCCAAAGATGTGGCAGATACGATACTGCTGAACATGGACAAACCGCATGATCGACCCGGTGTATACAGCACAGCCTGCTTCTACTATGGGAGTGTACTGCTCCGGGACACCCAATACGAGGATGCCATCGACTGGCTCTTGAACAGCGAAGAATACAAAACCAGTCTTAGTCCTGATATCCGTGGCAGACTGTTCTACAATTTGGCATACGGATATCAACATTTAAATTACCTGGGCATGACCGTGGTGTATGCAAATCTGGCTGTCATGGAGTTCGCGACACCCGAGACGATTCTTGAAAGTGCAAGGGCCAGGATTTTACTCGGAACAGCCCAAAGCCGCATAGGTCAGACAAAAAACGCCAAATATTCACTGCAGACTGCATACAACACCCTAATCCGATGGGCAACCGATAACACACCTGATTTGCCGTTGATACAAATCAATTTAGCGGACATCTATGAGTCAGAAGGAGACTATGAGAAAGCCCAAGATATGCTCCAAGATGCTCTCTCTTCACCGGCAACGGTCCATCCAACCGCTGTGGCGGCTGCTCTAAGAATCCAGTCGCGATTGTACATGAATGCGGGCGTTCGGTTGCTAGCTGTGGAATACGCGGAAAAGTCGCTTACGTATGCCCTCGAATCTGGTGATGGCTGGTGCATCAGTTGGTCACACCTCAACTTGTCTGCACTGCATACTGATATATCCCAAAAGCTGACTCACGCAAAATCCGCGTTACAAAAGGCCATGACGACACAGAACTATCTTCTTAGTGCTCTGGCCTGTGAAAGCTTGTCTTTCCTCCACCAACAAGTTGAGGAGCATGACAAGGCCATGCAATATTTGCGAGAAACAGTACTATATTATCGTGCATTTGCTGAGCAAAACATTATGATTAAAGCGTCTATTCAATTCCTTCCCCTCCATAGGATCCGGTTCTAA
- a CDS encoding GNAT family N-acetyltransferase — MTEEIAEMQLSTDRLVIRPYVIGDVQEAWELMQDPELFTYLHMEAMSLDEYQELFQWLIDSYDTPYDEDFKYSFAVTLKESGDMVGWCGVGRLDLNPSDKEIYYLIGRRYWGNGYASEAVTALIDYCFNVIRLPRIVAKVDPKNVTSKTILEKNGFTFEHILTGLTGEFNDCNGELYYSLIP, encoded by the coding sequence ATGACGGAAGAAATTGCAGAAATGCAGCTTAGCACAGACAGGCTCGTTATCAGACCCTACGTGATTGGCGATGTACAAGAAGCGTGGGAACTGATGCAGGACCCTGAGTTGTTTACCTATTTGCACATGGAAGCGATGTCTTTGGATGAGTATCAAGAATTATTCCAATGGTTGATTGACAGTTATGACACGCCGTATGACGAGGATTTTAAGTATTCTTTTGCCGTCACCCTGAAGGAATCGGGTGACATGGTTGGATGGTGTGGTGTTGGGCGATTGGATCTCAATCCGTCGGATAAAGAAATCTACTACTTAATTGGACGAAGGTACTGGGGAAATGGGTATGCCTCGGAAGCTGTGACAGCGCTCATCGATTATTGCTTTAACGTGATAAGATTACCCAGAATCGTAGCCAAGGTAGACCCGAAAAATGTGACCTCAAAGACGATTCTTGAGAAAAATGGGTTTACCTTCGAGCATATTCTAACGGGTCTCACTGGGGAATTCAATGATTGTAACGGGGAGCTATACTATTCCTTGATTCCTTGA
- a CDS encoding damage-inducible protein DinB — translation MMHFALKMYDYHAWANQTLLNRLKELPQEVYERQLQSVFPSISHVISHMYVVDQLWFYIVSGMDMPEALAIEKNSGEGKNANEMDRLFRDLAETYKAFLSQQEDLDKSRLLHIPWEGERETSFSEMVMHIVTHGSYHRGNVTAMLRQMGYPSVTTDATVYWYAEESGQAAI, via the coding sequence ATGATGCACTTTGCGCTGAAAATGTACGACTACCATGCCTGGGCAAATCAAACTCTGTTAAATCGGTTGAAGGAGTTGCCGCAGGAAGTTTACGAGCGACAACTTCAGAGCGTCTTTCCCTCCATATCGCATGTCATCTCGCATATGTACGTGGTAGATCAACTATGGTTTTACATTGTCTCTGGCATGGACATGCCAGAAGCTTTGGCAATTGAAAAGAATAGCGGAGAAGGTAAGAATGCCAACGAAATGGACAGATTGTTTCGGGATTTAGCCGAAACCTATAAGGCATTTTTAAGTCAACAAGAAGACCTGGATAAGTCGCGGCTTCTTCATATCCCATGGGAAGGGGAACGAGAAACAAGCTTCTCTGAGATGGTGATGCACATTGTCACTCACGGATCGTATCACCGTGGAAATGTGACGGCTATGTTGCGTCAAATGGGATATCCCTCAGTTACCACGGATGCCACTGTGTATTGGTATGCTGAAGAAAGCGGTCAGGCTGCCATCTGA
- a CDS encoding MerR family transcriptional regulator, which yields MIRHWKVGDLAQLTGLTVRTLRFYDQIGLFSPSAYSDSGHRLYTEADLSRLQQILSLKGLGLSLDEVKSVVKGEHFSALDIVSWQIARLKENIRIEQNLLSELVHVSNLMQWKQPVTVEEFTKLLSIMKKSHEKYVKDRRMTWERRLDLLGDFVDGDCDDPT from the coding sequence ATGATACGACACTGGAAGGTGGGGGACCTTGCTCAACTGACCGGACTCACGGTAAGGACTTTGCGCTTTTACGATCAAATCGGCTTGTTTTCTCCCTCGGCGTACTCCGATTCGGGACACAGGCTCTACACGGAGGCCGACCTATCAAGATTGCAGCAGATTTTGTCCTTAAAAGGGCTTGGATTGTCGCTCGATGAGGTGAAGTCGGTCGTAAAGGGTGAGCACTTTAGCGCACTTGACATCGTTTCATGGCAAATCGCGCGGCTGAAAGAGAATATTCGGATAGAGCAAAACCTGTTATCCGAATTGGTGCACGTGTCCAACCTCATGCAGTGGAAGCAGCCCGTGACGGTCGAGGAATTTACGAAACTGCTAAGTATCATGAAAAAGAGTCATGAAAAATATGTCAAGGACCGTCGCATGACCTGGGAACGCCGCCTCGATCTGCTGGGCGACTTTGTAGACGGAGATTGCGACGATCCGACTTAA